A segment of the Asinibacterium sp. OR53 genome:
AATGACCACTTATGCACTTACAAGCGATAAAGCGGGTTACCATCCAGGAGATAAAGTGATGCTTGCCATCAATACGGTTCCGGCCGGCAGCTTTGTGCGTTACCGGCATTTGAACACTGTGCTCTCAGAAGAGCCGCTGACCGGCACTTCCTGGAGTTGGCAGGCGCCACCTGCAGATTTTTCGGGATACCTGGTAGAAGTGTTTGACAAGGAGAACGGAGTGGATAAAACCATTGCCAGCATTGCTGTTGATGTGAGTAGTGACTGGACAAGGTTTCCCCGGTATGGATTTCTTTCATCATACGGTAAGCTGAGCGACGATAGTATGTTGTCTGTTATGGGTAACCTCAACAGGCACCATATCAATGGCATCCAGTTTTATGATTGGCATTACGAGCATCATTTACCGCTGGCGGGTACGGTATCCAATCCTGCCGACCAATGGAAAGACATTGCTAACAGGGATACGTATAAAAGCACTGTTCAAAAGTATATTTCACTGGCGCATGGTTATAGCATGAAAGCGATGTTCTACAATCTTTGTTATGGTGCATTGAGCGATGCCTCGGCGGCAGGCGTATCGGATCAGTGGTACCTGTATGCCGATGCTGCTCATGCTTCGAAGACCGTTCTCAATTTGCCTGCGCCCATGTTTAAAAGCAATATATGGTTGCTGGATCCGTCTAACAGCAGTTGGCAAAATTACCTTGCGGCGAAGAACAATGATGTGTATTCCGTGTATGACTTCGACGGGTTCCATGTAGACCAGTTGGGCGATTGGGGTAAAAATTATACATACAACGGAACTGTTGCAGATCTTGCAACAGGCTACGGTTCGTTTTTAACTGCCATGAAATCGGCGGTGCCCACTAAAAGATTGGTGATGAATGCTGTTAATCAATTCGGACAACAGCAAGGTATTGCACCATCGCCTGTCGACTTCCTCTATACGGAAGTATGGAATCCCAATGAAAACTATGCCGATCTCGCACGGATCATCCAGGACAACGATAGCTGGGCGAATAATGCGAAAAGAACGGTGCTGACGGCATACATGGATTATAAGCTGGCAGATAAAGGAGGTTATTTTAATACGCCGGGCGTGTTGCTTACCAATGCAGTCATCTTTTCGTTTGGAGGATCTCATCTTGAATTGGGAGAACACATGCTTTGTAAAGAATATTTCCCGAATAATAATTTGAAGATGAGCGCCGAATTGAGCAATGCCATGACAGCGTATTATGATTTCCTGGTAGCGTATGAAAACCTGCTTCGCGATGGCGGTAGTTTCAATGCGATCCCTGTAACATGCACCAATGCTAAAATGAACATTAGTGCATGGCCGCTGCAAACCGGTAAAGTGGCTGTTCAGGGAAAGAAGATAGGAGCTGCGCAGGTATTGCATTTCATCAATTTTGCCAATGCTGCGCATTTCAGCTGGCGCGATACGGATGGTAATCAAACAACCCCCGTAAGTATTACCGCCGCAGATATTGAAGTAAGCTATGATGGCCCGGTACATAAAGTATGGGTTGCCAGTCCGGATGATAACCATGGAGTTCCTCAGCAGCTTTCGTTTACACAGAATGGCAATACCATTAAGTTTACGTTAACACAGTTGAAATACTGGGATATGGTAGTAATTGAATAGGATATGCAAATAATAGTTTTCGTAGTGCTGCAGATTATTGATGTAGTGCTACGAAAACTATTTCAATACTAACCGGTCTTTGATGCTTGATCGCATGTCAGGGCTTGATCAGATCTTTCTCTGTTTTATAGCAAGTGCCTTTGAACAACGCTACTAATTCATTTCGCTGGTTGGCTACTTCTATCAGGTACAAGCCGGTGCGATTGGTTTGGTTGATCTTTTTGGCTTCTGCGGTTAATATATCGCCTTCGAGTCCGGGCTTGGGGAAAGAGATGGAAACATCTAGTGCTACGGTAACTTTGGCATCACTGTTACAGGCGAAGGCAAAGGCACTATCGGCCAATGCGAATGTAACGCCGCCATGCGCGATGCCGAATCCATTCATCATTTCTTTACGCAGTGTCATTTGTATTTTGCTGTAACCTTCTTTCACTGCTAAAACGGTAACACCCATCCACTGGCTGAAATAATCTTTCTGCATCATGTAGTCTACAGCCTGGCGGGCTAATACATCCTTTTCATTCATATCAATATCCTTTAAAAGCGGGAACTCTTTTTTCGAGGAAAGATTTCACTCCTTCTTTGAAATCGTTGGTAGCAGCAGCTTTTTGCTGGTATTCATCTTCGAGCTGCAGCTGCGCTTCGAGGTGGTTGGTGGCCGATAAATTGAGGGCATGTTTGATATAAGCCAAAGCCCTGGTGGGCAACTTGGCCAGTGTGGCTGCAATGTTTTTGCTTTCTTCTGCAAAACCTGCATCGTCCATCACCTTATACAACATGCCAATTCTTTCTGCTTCGTCTGCAGACAGTTTTTCTCCTAACATCATCAATGCACTCGCTTTCTGCCAGCCAACCAAACGAGGCAGGAGATAAGTGCCGCCGCTATCGGGTATCAATCCTATTTTAGAGAAAGCTTGTACAAAAGAAGCAGAGCGTGCGGCAACTACCACATCGCAGGCCAGTGCGATATTAGCGCCGGCGCCTGCCGCTACGCCATTCACCGCAGCTACCACTGGTTTGGGCATGTGGCGTATACGGGTGATGATGGGGTTGTAGTGTTCACTTAAGATCTTTTGCATGCCGGGACCTTCGGGGTCTGCCACTTCGGCGAGGTCCTGTCCCGCGCAGAATCCTTTGCCGGCTCCTGTGAGATACACACAACGCACTTCATGCAGCGATGCGGCTTCATCGAGACGGGCCTGTAAAAGCAACGCCATATCACGGTTGAAAGCGTTGAGTTTATCGGGCCTGTTCAACGTGATATAAGCGATACCGTTCTCAATATGAAAAAGAATGGGACACATAGCCGATGAATCTGTTATTAAAGATACGCATTCATTTTTGCGTTAATGACATTTGAAATAATCGAAAGGCTCCTGGCAGTCGTTGCACTGGTAAAGGGCTTTGCAGGCCGTAGAGCCAAAACGGGAAACCAACCGTGTATGATAAGAGCCGCAATGCGGACATTGCACAGCTTCTTCTTCC
Coding sequences within it:
- a CDS encoding glycoside hydrolase family 66 protein, with translation MNRLFILPIIFVILTSCKKDDEVYANPVTPGMTTYALTSDKAGYHPGDKVMLAINTVPAGSFVRYRHLNTVLSEEPLTGTSWSWQAPPADFSGYLVEVFDKENGVDKTIASIAVDVSSDWTRFPRYGFLSSYGKLSDDSMLSVMGNLNRHHINGIQFYDWHYEHHLPLAGTVSNPADQWKDIANRDTYKSTVQKYISLAHGYSMKAMFYNLCYGALSDASAAGVSDQWYLYADAAHASKTVLNLPAPMFKSNIWLLDPSNSSWQNYLAAKNNDVYSVYDFDGFHVDQLGDWGKNYTYNGTVADLATGYGSFLTAMKSAVPTKRLVMNAVNQFGQQQGIAPSPVDFLYTEVWNPNENYADLARIIQDNDSWANNAKRTVLTAYMDYKLADKGGYFNTPGVLLTNAVIFSFGGSHLELGEHMLCKEYFPNNNLKMSAELSNAMTAYYDFLVAYENLLRDGGSFNAIPVTCTNAKMNISAWPLQTGKVAVQGKKIGAAQVLHFINFANAAHFSWRDTDGNQTTPVSITAADIEVSYDGPVHKVWVASPDDNHGVPQQLSFTQNGNTIKFTLTQLKYWDMVVIE
- the paaI gene encoding hydroxyphenylacetyl-CoA thioesterase PaaI, with the protein product MNEKDVLARQAVDYMMQKDYFSQWMGVTVLAVKEGYSKIQMTLRKEMMNGFGIAHGGVTFALADSAFAFACNSDAKVTVALDVSISFPKPGLEGDILTAEAKKINQTNRTGLYLIEVANQRNELVALFKGTCYKTEKDLIKP
- a CDS encoding enoyl-CoA hydratase-related protein, with translation MCPILFHIENGIAYITLNRPDKLNAFNRDMALLLQARLDEAASLHEVRCVYLTGAGKGFCAGQDLAEVADPEGPGMQKILSEHYNPIITRIRHMPKPVVAAVNGVAAGAGANIALACDVVVAARSASFVQAFSKIGLIPDSGGTYLLPRLVGWQKASALMMLGEKLSADEAERIGMLYKVMDDAGFAEESKNIAATLAKLPTRALAYIKHALNLSATNHLEAQLQLEDEYQQKAAATNDFKEGVKSFLEKRVPAFKGY